Within Amycolatopsis sp. cg5, the genomic segment GCCGACGCCATGGCCGCCCGTTTCGACGGCGAGGTCGTGCCGTGGGGCACCGCGTTCGGCGACACCGGCGTGCGCACCAAGGTCGACGGCGTCGCGGGCACGGTCCCGTTGCTCGCGTGGGCAGGCCATGGCGAGATCGCCGCCGCGCACCTGCGCGCGCACCTCGGGCTGGAGCCCGGTTGGTCGCGCGGCGACGCGTGGTTGCTGCTCGGCGCGGCCGACGGGGCGCTGTGGCTGGGCGAGGAGTTCACCGCACCGGCACACGCGCTGGCGAAGCGGTGGCTGGCCAGGCACGGCACGGCGACGCCGCCCGCGATGGACACAGTGGACAGTCCGCCGGACACCTCGGCGACGGCCATCGCGGCGGTGGCCTTGCTGAAACTCGGCTATGTCGGCGAAAGCCGCGGGATCCTGCGGCGGCTCAGAGCCGAGCACGTCGTCGACGGCCGTCTCCTCGACGGCTGCTACGACCTACCCGGCAAGGTCGCGACCAGCCACGAGCTGATCTGGGGCACCTTCTTCCACACGCTCGGCCTCGACCTGCTTGAGCACGCGACGGGCGGTCGCCGACACGTGGAGCTCGTCGGGGCCGTCGAGGATCCGCGCGGTCCGGCCGAGCCTGGCGAGCATCGGCAGCGGGCCGTCCGGTAGCAGGCCTTCGGCGCCGTAGACCTGGATCGCGGCGTCGGTCACCTGGTGCAACGCGCGCGCGGCCGCGACCTTCGCCAGCCCGACCTCGGTCTTGGCTGGCCGCCCGGCGGCCACCAGCCCGGCCGCCTCACCTACCAGCGCCCGAGCCGACCGGATGGCCAGCAGCGACTCGAAAACGTGCTGCTGCACCAGTTGCTGCCCGCCCAGCGTGCCGCCGCGGATCCGGCGATCGTTGGCACGGTGGCACATCAGCTCGAACGCGCGCTGCGCTTGGCCTACCCAGCGCAGCGCCCGCAGCGTCCGGCCGAGCGCGAGCCTGCCACCCGCGATCGCGAGCCCGTCGCCGGGCGACCCGAGCAGATGGCTGTCCGGCACGACCGCGCCGTCCAACTCGATTTCGCACTGCCCCGCCGCGCCGAGCACCGGTAGCTCCCGGACGAGGTGGACCTGATTTCCGGGAACCAGCAGCAGCGACAGCTCCCCGCGCCCGGTCTTGGCGAGCACCGTGACGTACGCCGCGGTGGCCGCGCCGCTGGTGAACCACTTGCGGCCGGTCACCCGCCACCCGTCACCCGAACGTTCGGCGACGGTCGTGATCCCCGTCGGGTCCGACCCCGCGACCCCCGGCTCGGTCATCGCGTAGGCCCCGCCGATCTCACCCGCGACCAAGGGCCGCAGATAGCGCTCACGGACCGTCACCGTTCCGTGCGCGGCGATCATGCCGACGTCCAGCAGGCTCGCGGAGCCCAGTACCGCGGGACCGTGATCGCTGCTGCCTTCCGTCTCGGCCAGCTCGAAATAGGTGCGCAGATCCAGTCCCCCGCCGCCGAGCTCGGCAGGCAGCGGAAGCGCCCACAAACCGGCTTCCCTGGCCAGTTCCCGCAGTTCACGCCGTATCTCGTCGGCACGCGCGCCACCGGCGTCGAGCACGGCTTCCGCCGGGTACACGTGGCGGCGGACGAACGCGGCGACCTCTTCGCGGGACATGCCGGGAACCATACGGCCCCGCCGTCCGACCTTTAACTCGAACGGGTGACATCACGAGGGGAAGACGGATGACGCTGGACGTCGGGTCGACGGCGCTGTTCCCGTCCGCCATCAGGTGGGACGGTCCGGTGGCCGACGAGGCCACGGCGCAGGCGTCGTGCGGGGTGATGCACGTACACGGCCGCAGCCGGGGCGAACCGAACGGCATGGGCGTCGACCTCGTCGGGACGGCCGCCCGCGTGCTGGCGGGCACCGGCGCTCAGGCGGCGCTGCTGGCCAACGCCAGGGGCGCGTCGATCGGCGCCGTGCACACGGATGTCGCGCGGTCGGCGTTGCTGACCGTGTCCCAGTACCTCGCCGCGGCCTGCGCCCAGGACGACGAGGCCGTGCCGATCGAACCCGGTGGCCCGCCGTTTCGCAGCGCCGACGGCGTGCTGTTCGAAGTGGACACGCTCGATCCCGAGGCGTGGCGCGACTTCTGGGTGCGAGCGGGCGCTCCCCCGCGTGCCGCCGGGATCGGCTGGGCGCCGTTCCAGTTCCGCTACGCGACCGCGTCGGCGCCACTGCCCGAGGTGCTCTTCGAGCGGACCGCCGCGCTGCCCTACGCCGAACTCGCGGCGGTCGCCGGAGCGACCGGCGTCAGCATCTGCCCGCTGATGCCGCTCGAGAACCGCGAACGCGAGGCTCCGTGGGATCTTCAGTCGTCGCAAGGGACATACGTCCGCAAGGAGGCGACGGGCACGCTGCCGTTGGACGGCATGGTGGTGCTCGAAGCCGGTCGCCGGGTGCAGGCGCCGCTCGCCGCGCATCTGCTGAGCCTGCTCGGCGCGCGGGTGACCCGGATCGAACCGCCTGGCGGCGATCCGTTGCGCGGGATGCCGCCGATGTGCGGCGACACCTCCGCGCGATGGCTCGCGCTCAACCGGCACAAGGACGCGGCCGAGGTCGACATCAAAAGCCCGTCCGGGCGCGCCGACCTCCGTGAACTGGCCGCCGGCGCGGACGTGTTCCTGCACAACTGGGCGCCGGGCAAAGCCGAGCAACTCGGGCTCGGCGCCGACGATCTGCACGCCGTCAACCCTGGCCTGGTGTACGCCTACACCTCCGGCTACGCGAACCGGCTCGTCGATCCGCCGCTGGGCACCGATTTCATGGTCCAGGCCCGCACCGGGCTCGGCGCGGCCATCCGGCCGTCCGACCAGCCGCCGTCCCCGTCGCTGATGGCGCTGGTCGACGTCACCGGCGGACTGCTCGGCGCGCACGCGATCACCGGCGCGCTGCTGCATCGCGAACGCACCGGGCACGGCTGCCGGGTGGAGTCCTCGCTGCTCGCCGCCGCGGATCTGTTGCAGGCCAACGCCGTCGAGTCGATCGCACGAGGCGGTTCCGGCCGCCCGCCCGCCGGGTTCCGCCGCCCGCTGCGCACCGCGGACGGCTGGTGCGCGCCCACCGACGAGGACGCCGCCCGCGCGGCATCCTTCGGTGACACACTCGCCTCACTGTCCACTGCGGACGCAGTCGCTTTTCTTACAGGACAAGGACTCCGCGCCGTTCCTGTCACCGACGACCTGCGAGCACTGCCCGCCGATCCCCGATTCGCCGACTGCCTCCGCTTCGACGCCACCGGCAGCGTCGAGGTCCTGACTCCCTGGAGCTTCCAATGACGGATCTCGTACCCGCCGCGCTGCGCCAGGAATGGGCCGCGCGCGGCCACTACGCGGGGCGCGACATCCACGACCTCTTCCTCGGCCACGTCCGCGCCGCTCCCGACCGGACCGCGATCATCGACGACGCGGGCGAACTCACCTACGCCGAACTGGACGAACGCGTCCGCCGGCTCGCCGCGGGACTGCACGAAGCGGGGATCCGCGCGGGCGAAGTAGTCGCGACCCAGCTGCCGAACGGACGCGACACCTGCGTCGCGGATCTGGCCGTCGCCGCGCTCGGCGCCGTCGTGCTGCCGTTCCCGATCGGGCGCGGTTCGGTCGAAGCACGGTCGATACTGACCCGCTCGAAGGCAGCGGCCGTCCTCGTCACGCCCGAGACCGTGCCCCCGTTCGAAGGTCTCCGCCGTGAGATCCCCGGCCTGCGGCACGTACTCACGCCGGATATCGCCGGGCAGACCTTCCCCCGGATCCCGACGGATCCCGACGGTCCCGCCAGGATCCTCGTGTCGTCGGGCTCGGAAGCCGAGCCGAAGCTGGTGGCCTACTCCCACAACGCGCTCGCGTGCGGCCGCGGCGCGTTCATCCGGCGCCTGATCCCGCCGGGCGGGGAACTGCGCGCCCTGTTCCTGCTCCCGCTCGCGTCCTCGTTCGGCAGCAACGGTTCCACCGTCACGCTCGCCCGGCACGGCGGCACCCTCGTGCTGCAATCGAAGTTCGACGCCGAGGCCGCGTTACGGCTCATCGGCCGAGCCCGCCCGACCCACTTGATCGGCGTGCCGACGATGTTCCGGATGCTGATCGGCCACCCGGCGTTCGCCATCACCGACACCTCGAGCCTGCGCGTCGTGGCACCGGGCGGCGCGCAGCTCGACGCGCCGACCGCACACGCCTGCCGGGACGCCTTCGGCTGCGCCGTGGTCAACGTCTACGGATCCGCCGACGGCGTCAACTGCCACACCGCACTCGACGACCCACCGTCCCGGATCACCACGGCCGGACGGCCGAACCCCGCGGTCGCCGAAATCAGGATCGTCGACGCCGACCTGATCCCCCAGCCACCGGGCACGATCGGCGAGATCGTCGCACGCGGGCCGATGAGTCCGCTGTGTTACGTCGGCGACGACACGCTCAACACCCGCTACCGCACACCCGACGGCTGGGTACGCACCGGCGACCTCGGCGTGTTCGACGCGGAGGGCTATCTCACCGTCGTCGGCAGGCTCAAGGACGTGGTCATCCGCGGCGGCGCGAACATCAGCCCCGCCGAGGTCGAACGCGCCATCGCCGCACACCCGGCCGTGCGCGACGTGGCGTGCACCGGGCTGCCCGACCCGCTGATGGGCGAGCGTCTCTGCGCCTTCGCCGTCGCGCCCGGCCTGACCTTGGCCGAACTCGGCGCCTTCCTCGACGCACACGGCCTCGACCGCTTCAAACACCCCGAGCGCCTGGTGCTGCTCGACTCACTGCCGCTCAACCCGGCGGGCAAGGTCGCCAAAGACGTGCTGCGCGAGCACGCGCTGAGCCGTCAATGAGCGAGCCGAACCCCGGGCGCAGGCACCAGATGAGCCGCCAGCGTCACCAGCCCGGCGACCAGCACGAGCACCGGCCCCGGCGGCCAGTCGAACACCAACGCCACCACGAACCCGGCCAGGTTCACCGAGATTCCGATCCCGACGGCCCAGAAAGCCATGGCACGCAATGAATGCGCGAGCCTGCGAGCGGCCAGCGCCGGCAACAGCGTCAACGCGTCGACCAGCAACGCCCCCGTCAACCTGATCGCACCGGCCACCGAAACGGCCACCACCACCAGCAACACCAGCGTCAGCCGATCGACCCGCACCCCCGAAACCGCAGCCAGTTCCCGATCATGCAACAGCAACGCCAACTGCCTGCGCCGCATCAGGAACAGCCCCGGAACGACGACGGCGAGCACACCGAGCAAGACCACGTCACCCGGCCGGGTCGCGAGGATCGAACCCCAGAGCAGCTCGAACGCGCCTGCCGCGTTCACCCCCGACACCGAAAGCACGAGCAACGCGGCGGCGATCGCCAGGCTCATCAGCAGCCCCATCGCACCGGACAACCCCGACGGCTTCCCCGCCAGCGGCGTCAACGCGGCACCGGACAGTCCACAAGCGACGATCGCGCACACCAGCGGATCGAGCCCGGTCAGCAGACCGACCGCGATACCCAGCAGCGCCACGTGCATCATCGCGAACCGCACCGGCATGATGTCCAGCCCGATGATGATCACCCCGACGATCGGCAACCCGATCGCACCGAGCACCAGAGCGAGCCCAGCCCACCGCACGGCGGGCAATTCGACCAGCTGCCACAACGACGTCATGAGATCTCCCGCAACCGGCCCGCCGCCATCTCCAGCACCCGTCCACACCGCTCGACCACGGCACGGTCATGCGTCACCACCAGCACGGTGACCGGCAACGACGTCAGCAGCCGAGCAGCATCGGCCTGCCCATCGAAATCCAGCGCCGCGGTCGGCTCGTCCGCCAGCAACAACCCCGCCCCCGCCGCGATACACCCCATGGCACGCGCCAGGTACATCCGCTGCAACTGCCCACCGGAAAGCGTGTCGAGCGGACGTCCACGCAACCCGGCCACCCCGAGCTCAGCCGCCGCTTCACCGGCCCGCTCCGGTTCGCCGCTACTCGCCAGCAGCTCGCCGGCCAGCAACGGAAACCGCCCCGCGGTCTGCCGCTGCGGTATCCAGGCGACCTCCCGCATCCGCCTGGCCCAGCCGGCGGCCCCGGCCGCCCGATGCCCCCCGACCTCGACGAGCCCGCTCACGCCT encodes:
- a CDS encoding acyl-CoA dehydrogenase family protein — translated: MSREEVAAFVRRHVYPAEAVLDAGGARADEIRRELRELAREAGLWALPLPAELGGGGLDLRTYFELAETEGSSDHGPAVLGSASLLDVGMIAAHGTVTVRERYLRPLVAGEIGGAYAMTEPGVAGSDPTGITTVAERSGDGWRVTGRKWFTSGAATAAYVTVLAKTGRGELSLLLVPGNQVHLVRELPVLGAAGQCEIELDGAVVPDSHLLGSPGDGLAIAGGRLALGRTLRALRWVGQAQRAFELMCHRANDRRIRGGTLGGQQLVQQHVFESLLAIRSARALVGEAAGLVAAGRPAKTEVGLAKVAAARALHQVTDAAIQVYGAEGLLPDGPLPMLARLGRTARILDGPDELHVSATARRVLKQVEAERVEEGAPDQLVAGRDLAG
- a CDS encoding CoA transferase: MTLDVGSTALFPSAIRWDGPVADEATAQASCGVMHVHGRSRGEPNGMGVDLVGTAARVLAGTGAQAALLANARGASIGAVHTDVARSALLTVSQYLAAACAQDDEAVPIEPGGPPFRSADGVLFEVDTLDPEAWRDFWVRAGAPPRAAGIGWAPFQFRYATASAPLPEVLFERTAALPYAELAAVAGATGVSICPLMPLENREREAPWDLQSSQGTYVRKEATGTLPLDGMVVLEAGRRVQAPLAAHLLSLLGARVTRIEPPGGDPLRGMPPMCGDTSARWLALNRHKDAAEVDIKSPSGRADLRELAAGADVFLHNWAPGKAEQLGLGADDLHAVNPGLVYAYTSGYANRLVDPPLGTDFMVQARTGLGAAIRPSDQPPSPSLMALVDVTGGLLGAHAITGALLHRERTGHGCRVESSLLAAADLLQANAVESIARGGSGRPPAGFRRPLRTADGWCAPTDEDAARAASFGDTLASLSTADAVAFLTGQGLRAVPVTDDLRALPADPRFADCLRFDATGSVEVLTPWSFQ
- a CDS encoding class I adenylate-forming enzyme family protein — translated: MTDLVPAALRQEWAARGHYAGRDIHDLFLGHVRAAPDRTAIIDDAGELTYAELDERVRRLAAGLHEAGIRAGEVVATQLPNGRDTCVADLAVAALGAVVLPFPIGRGSVEARSILTRSKAAAVLVTPETVPPFEGLRREIPGLRHVLTPDIAGQTFPRIPTDPDGPARILVSSGSEAEPKLVAYSHNALACGRGAFIRRLIPPGGELRALFLLPLASSFGSNGSTVTLARHGGTLVLQSKFDAEAALRLIGRARPTHLIGVPTMFRMLIGHPAFAITDTSSLRVVAPGGAQLDAPTAHACRDAFGCAVVNVYGSADGVNCHTALDDPPSRITTAGRPNPAVAEIRIVDADLIPQPPGTIGEIVARGPMSPLCYVGDDTLNTRYRTPDGWVRTGDLGVFDAEGYLTVVGRLKDVVIRGGANISPAEVERAIAAHPAVRDVACTGLPDPLMGERLCAFAVAPGLTLAELGAFLDAHGLDRFKHPERLVLLDSLPLNPAGKVAKDVLREHALSRQ
- a CDS encoding metal ABC transporter permease gives rise to the protein MTSLWQLVELPAVRWAGLALVLGAIGLPIVGVIIIGLDIMPVRFAMMHVALLGIAVGLLTGLDPLVCAIVACGLSGAALTPLAGKPSGLSGAMGLLMSLAIAAALLVLSVSGVNAAGAFELLWGSILATRPGDVVLLGVLAVVVPGLFLMRRRQLALLLHDRELAAVSGVRVDRLTLVLLVVVAVSVAGAIRLTGALLVDALTLLPALAARRLAHSLRAMAFWAVGIGISVNLAGFVVALVFDWPPGPVLVLVAGLVTLAAHLVPAPGVRLAH
- a CDS encoding metal ABC transporter ATP-binding protein, which produces MGDGLEVRLAEVSCTHGRQRVVSGVDLVVEPGQRVALTGTNGSGKTTLLRAILGLHRGVSGLVEVGGHRAAGAAGWARRMREVAWIPQRQTAGRFPLLAGELLASSGEPERAGEAAAELGVAGLRGRPLDTLSGGQLQRMYLARAMGCIAAGAGLLLADEPTAALDFDGQADAARLLTSLPVTVLVVTHDRAVVERCGRVLEMAAGRLREIS